A stretch of DNA from Ignavibacteria bacterium:
TTGCGATAATAACTTTCACATTCGTATTCACTTCTTTGAGTTTTTCGAAGACTTCGGGTCCTTCCATTTTCGGAAGTCCCATATCGGAGATGACGAGATGAATTTCTTGCCACTGCGTACGGTATATTTCTACTGCTTCCAAACCATCTTTTGCCCAAATGGTTTTGTATCCTTTTTCTTCAAGAATGAATTGCAGTGTTTCAGCAAGCATCAATTCGTCTTCGATAACAAAAATTGTTTCGGTCCCTTGCGGAAGAAATGCGTCCGCAATTTCTTGTTTGAGTAATTCTTCTTCCAGTGAAAGAAGCGGAAGATACAGCGAAAACATTGTGCCTTTCCCTACTTCGCTTTGCACATCGAGAAAACCGTTGTGATTGCGTGTTATTCCGTACACAACAGAAAGTCCCAATCCCGTTCCTTTCCCTTTTTCTTTCGTTGTGAAAAACGGTTCGAAAATTCGTGAAAGAGTTTGTGTATCCATTCCTGTTCCCGTGTCGGAAATTGTTATGCCGACATATCGTTCTTCCCGCGCATCTGGATAGTGTTTTCTGACGGTACTTCCGTAAATAACAAATGTTTTAAAATTCAGAACTCCGCTGTTTTGCATTGCGTCTTTTGCATTCATACAAATATTCAGCATTGCCTGATGAAGTTGATTTGCATCTGCTTTTACCGACGGGAGCGTACTATCAAATTCCGTGGAGTACGCTATGGTTTTCGGAAATGTTTGCTTGAGCATTTTTACTAATTCTTCAACGAGCGTATTCAGATTCACCAATTCATACTTCACGTCGGATTTTCGCGCAAACGTGAGCATCTGTTTTACCAACGTTGCTCCGCGGTCAACGGCTTTATTGATTGCTTCAATATTTTCGGAGAATTTTTCCGGGTCATTTCTTCTTCGTTCGAGAAGCGATGCGTATCCCAAAATAATTCCAAGTAAATTATTGAAATCGTGCGCAATTCCTCCCGCAAGAATTCCTATGCTTTCCATTTTTTGCACTTGTCGCAACTGCTCCTCCAGTTTTCTTCGCTCCGTTATTTCCGTGTTGATAACAAGAATCGAAGTGGGATTTCCCAATTCATTTTTCACTAACGCCCAACGGTATTCGACAATAAGCTGCGTTCCGTCTTTTCGCAACTGAAAAAATTCTCCTCTCGTTTCTCCGTGTTCAAGAACATTTTTGTACGCATCGTTAGCAAATCTTTGTTGTTCCGGAGGAAATAACAGTTCATTCGCATTCTTTCCTATAATTTCGTCGCGTGTCCATCCGTATGTTTTTTCCGCTCCTTTGTACCAAAACACAATTCGATTACTCAAGTCGCGAACATAAATCGCATCTTTAGTTTTATTCAACAACTCCGCTTGTTCGCGAATATGTTCTTCTGCAAATTTTCGTTCCGTAATATCTTTCAAACTTCCTTCAAAACACACGACGTTTCCTTGCTCGTCGAAAATTGCTTTTGCATTTTCTTCCATCCAGATAATCGTTCCATCATATCGGCGAAGTTGAATTTCAAAATTGTGAATGGTATGTTCTTGTTCTAACTTTTCTCGCCACGGTTCGCGCAATTGCGGTTCAAGGAAAAGATTGACAACGGGTGTACCAAGCAATGTTGCTTTATTCGGAAAGTTAAGCATTTCGACAAGAGCGGGATTGACTTCGAGAAATTGTCCTTCGAGCGACGTGCGATAAAATCCTACAGGAATGTTGTCGAACAAATCTTTGTATTTTTTTTCGCGTTCCCGAATTGTATTTTCCATTGTCTTGCGTTCGGTGATATTTCGAATAACTGCAATGGTTTGTAATTCCGGAGTTGTTGCAATTCGTGCTTCGAATGTTTCTGTACTACCCGTAGGCAAAAACAATTCATATTCAACTATCTGTATTTCATTCAAAGCGCGCGTGTTCTCCATTGCTGCAGAAAATTTTTCGGAAACATCCCCAGGAAGCAGGTCAATCATTTTCTTTCCCAGAAAAACTTCGGGAGGCACGGATAAATCATCCATATTTTCCGCTTTGTAATTGGTAATAATACCTTCCGCATTCATCATGAAAAACGAATCGGGTATAGCGTTCAGCAACGTGCGATGAAATTCTTCGCTTTCCGAAATAATTTTTTCCGCACGTTTGCGTTCAGCAATTTCTTCCTGCAATTGTTTCGTGCGTTCTTCGACTCGCTGTTCAAGCGTGCGGTTAATGTCTTCAAGATTGTTATGTGCATCGTGCAATTTATCCACCATCGTATTGAATGCGCTTGCCAAATGTCTGACTTCGTCGCGTGTTTTAATAACTGCGCGCTTCGTTAAATCACCGCTCGTAATATGTTCAGCCGTAGCAACCATCGTGCGAAGCCCGCGGGTGAGCGCTGTG
This window harbors:
- a CDS encoding PAS domain S-box protein, with the translated sequence MKHEPKKYTVARGSTLRTKLAVLISLFIATISLFIYLYFPHELAEQELNAVAEKSRAISEMTAFTISSALLFDDTETILEAFSSAEQNKDLFYLVVVNNENNIVAMYNKAKAEEFQYANVPKHSTFSHTSLVYKNVTPILHNNKEIGKLYSGISLQTVAEKVNTSKQNIALLSALIFIVGMIAVFLISTALTRGLRTMVATAEHITSGDLTKRAVIKTRDEVRHLASAFNTMVDKLHDAHNNLEDINRTLEQRVEERTKQLQEEIAERKRAEKIISESEEFHRTLLNAIPDSFFMMNAEGIITNYKAENMDDLSVPPEVFLGKKMIDLLPGDVSEKFSAAMENTRALNEIQIVEYELFLPTGSTETFEARIATTPELQTIAVIRNITERKTMENTIREREKKYKDLFDNIPVGFYRTSLEGQFLEVNPALVEMLNFPNKATLLGTPVVNLFLEPQLREPWREKLEQEHTIHNFEIQLRRYDGTIIWMEENAKAIFDEQGNVVCFEGSLKDITERKFAEEHIREQAELLNKTKDAIYVRDLSNRIVFWYKGAEKTYGWTRDEIIGKNANELLFPPEQQRFANDAYKNVLEHGETRGEFFQLRKDGTQLIVEYRWALVKNELGNPTSILVINTEITERRKLEEQLRQVQKMESIGILAGGIAHDFNNLLGIILGYASLLERRRNDPEKFSENIEAINKAVDRGATLVKQMLTFARKSDVKYELVNLNTLVEELVKMLKQTFPKTIAYSTEFDSTLPSVKADANQLHQAMLNICMNAKDAMQNSGVLNFKTFVIYGSTVRKHYPDAREERYVGITISDTGTGMDTQTLSRIFEPFFTTKEKGKGTGLGLSVVYGITRNHNGFLDVQSEVGKGTMFSLYLPLLSLEEELLKQEIADAFLPQGTETIFVIEDELMLAETLQFILEEKGYKTIWAKDGLEAVEIYRTQWQEIHLVISDMGLPKMEGPEVFEKLKEVNTNVKVIIASGYVEPQKKMELLNNGVKEIILKPYHHTEILKKVRQALDGT